Genomic segment of Synechococcus sp. A15-28:
TCGGAGATCCAGCAGCGCCGGCGTCAGAGCCGTCAGCAGACAGGCCAGCAGAGCCAGGCCTTCACCCCGAAGCCGATACCCCCAACCAGCCACGGCCAGTAGCAACAGTCCATGCCAGAGGCTGAGGCTCCAGGCGGCATCCGCCGGGGCATCGCCGCTCACGGCCATCACGGTGCCATTCACCAGGGAGGCCAGCGGTGGAATCTTGGGGGAGAGATCCAGCAGGGCCGACCAACCGTTCCAACCTCCGCCGGGCAGCAGCCCAAGGGCCCGGCCATGGTCGAGGGCACTGTTGAGATAGTCCGCCTGATCCCAGGCGGGGACACCGGTCTGCTGCATCCACCACAGACGATCAACCGCCGTGGCCAGCAGCCAGATCATGGCCACCCCAAGTCCGAGACGACGGCTCATGCGATCTCCAGGCGCCGGTGCTCATCCTGCAAGCGTTGGCGCCGCTGCTTGGCTTCCCGCAACATCTCCCGGCCATCGTGGAGGTAGTTGTCCACGTAACCCATGGTGTAGCGCTCCAGCTCCGCCAGGGCGTCCTCCACTTCCGAGAAGCAGTGGTAAATGCTCAAACCAAAGCCACGGGCCGCCGCAGGGGTGGGCAGGCTCTGAAACAGTTCCTTGACGCGTTCCATCCGACGGCTACTGCTTTCCAGGTAACGGCAGAAGTCCTCCATCAAGGCGTCGTCATAGGGATCAGCCGAGAGGGCCTTGAGCTGCTTGGGGAAGGGATTGATCACCTCACC
This window contains:
- a CDS encoding J domain-containing protein, with translation MADPYAELGVSSSASAAEIKAAYRRLVKQHHPDAGGDDQRMLALNAAWEVLGDPERRRAHDRSRITAAAAAGTAARDLRRAATGHDRAVQADDALVRWLRQVYAPIDRLLGEVINPFPKQLKALSADPYDDALMEDFCRYLESSSRRMERVKELFQSLPTPAAARGFGLSIYHCFSEVEDALAELERYTMGYVDNYLHDGREMLREAKQRRQRLQDEHRRLEIA